Proteins encoded by one window of Antechinus flavipes isolate AdamAnt ecotype Samford, QLD, Australia chromosome 4, AdamAnt_v2, whole genome shotgun sequence:
- the DGKE gene encoding diacylglycerol kinase epsilon, with the protein MEENKQSFVTPTTMFADKSLILWTLCSVLVPVLITLWCNYQRSRRQLYHKDIFCKSKHNWQDTDLFSQPTYCCVCSQHILQGAFCNCCGLCSGEDCLKKADRKFQCKEIMLRSNENDQNGMPHHWIRGNVPLCSYCLICKLQCGNQPKLCDYRCIWCQRTVHDDCLESLEGEKCDFGEFKSLIIPPGYLNDISEMHKNKNIDYGKLALPFGTHWSPIIILANTRSGNNMGEGLLGEFKMLLNPVQVFDLTKVPPAKALQLCILLPDNCARVLVCGGDGTVGWVLDAIDEMKIKGQEQYIPQVAILPLGTGNDLANTLGWGAGYAGEIPVAQVLRNVMEADGIELDRWKIQITKRGYYNLRKPKVFTMNNYFSVGPDALMALNFHVHREKTPSLFSSRIINKAVYLFYGTKDCLVQECKDLNKKVELELDGERVDLPNLEGIIVLNIGYWGGGCRLWEGMGDETYPLARHDDGLLEVVGVYGSFHCAQIQVKLANPVRIGQAHTVRLILKSSKMPMQVDGEPWAQGPCIVTITHKTRAKMLYYAGEQTDDDASSTSDQEHTRETEATDEDL; encoded by the exons ATGGAAGAGAATAAGCAATCGTTTGTCACCCCTACTACTATGTTTGCTGATAAGAGTTTGATCCTGTGGACTCTCTGCTCAGTGTTGGTACCTGTGCTGATCACCTTGTGGTGTAACTACCAGAGATCCCGGAGGCAGCTTTACCATAAGGACATTTTCTGCAAGAGCAAACACAATTGGCAGGACACAGACCTTTTCAGCCAACCGACCTACTGCTGTGTGTGCTCCCAGCACATCCTCCAGGGTGCCTTTTGTAACTGTTGTGGGCTGTGCAGTGGGGAAGATTGCCTCAAGAAAGCAGATCGCAAGTTCCAGTGCAAAGAGATCATGCTGAGAAGTAATGAGAATGACCAGAATGGCATGCCACACCATTGGATCCGTGGCAATGTCCCTCTCTGCAGTTACTGTCTCATTTGCAAGCTGCAATGTGGAAACCAACCCAAGCTCTGCGATTACAG GTGCATTTGGTGTCAGCGCACAGTACATGATGATTGTTTGGAAAGCCTAGAGGGTGAAAAGTGTGATTTTGGAGAATTCAAAAGTCTCATCATTCCCCCAGGTTATCTGAATGACATCAGTGAGATGcataagaacaaaaatattgattATGGAAAG ctAGCCTTGCCCTTTGGAACTCACTGGAGCCCAATAATCATCCTAGCCAATACTCGTAGTGGAAATAACATGGGAGAAGGCCTACTGGGAGAATTTAAGATGCTACTAAACCCAGTTCAG GTTTTTGATTTGACTAAAGTTCCCCCTGCCAAGGCCTTGCAGCTTTGCATTCTTCTTCCTGATAATTGTGCTCGAGTCCTTGTGTGTGGTGGGGATGGCACCGTAGGCTGGGTCCTGGATGCAATTGATGAAATGAAGATTAAG GGACAAGAACAGTATATTCCACAAGTTGCGATCTTGCCTCTCGGGACAGGCAATGATCTGGCCAATACATTGGGTTGGGGCGCAGGATACGCTGGTGAAATTCCAGTGGCACAGGTCTTAAGAAATGTAATGGAAGCAGATGGAATTGAACTAGATCG atGGAAGATCCAGATAACGAAGAGAGGATATTATAATTTAAGGAAGCCAAAG gtgTTCACAATGAACAACTACTTTTCTGTTGGACCTGATGCTCTCATGGCTCTAAATTTTCATGTTCACCGTGAGAAGACGCCATCCCTGTTTTCTAGCAGAATTATTAATAAG gCTGTTTATTTATTCTATGGAACCAAAGATTGTTTGGTGCAAGAATGTAAAGATCTCAATAAAAAAGTTGAG CTAGAGTTGGATGGTGAGCGAGTAGATCTGCCTAATTTGGAAGGAATCATAGTTCTCAATATTGGATACTGGGGAGGTGGCTGCAGACTGTGGGAAGGAATGGGAGATGAGACTTATCCTCTCGCCAG ACATGATGATGGGTTATTGGAAGTAGTTGGAGTGTATGGATCTTTCCACTGTGCTCAGATTCAAGTGAAATTGGCTAATCCTGTCCGAATAGGACAGGCACATACAGTTCGG TTGATTTTGAAGAGTTCAAAGATGCCAATGCAGGTAGATGGAGAACCTTGGGCCCAAGGTCCCTGCATTGTTACCATAACACATAAGACACGTGCAAAGATGTTGTATTATGCTGGAGAGCAAACCGATGACGATGCCTCCAGCACATCTGATCAGGAACACACCCGAGAGACTGAAGCTACAGATGAGGACCTGTGA